TCAACAACAGCACTGTCTCCTTGTCCGACATCAAGGAATGTGACACGCCAACGATCGCCGTCCGCGTCCGATACAGATGGACTCAGCCACCAACCGATCAACATGATCGTCAGCCCGGCGCTTGCAACTCGAACGCGCCGTGGGAGTATCCGGAGGCTTGTCAGGAATAATACGACGTAAAATAACGCGATCGTTGGTATTGACGGTGCGGTCACATGCCACTCCCCTCCCGGGAAGCGAGCGCACCACTGCAATCCAAGAACCATCAATCCGAACAACTGCTCCATCACTGGGCCAAGGATCAAAGACTCGGCTCCCGTCATAATCGTCCATAGAGCTACAAACAGGCCCAACGGCACCAAGATGAGCCCGGTGAACGGGACAGCTATCAGATTGGTCATGATGCCCATCCAGGGAACCTGATGAAAATAGAGTGCAACCAGGGGCAAGGTCGCTACGGTCACAACCCCGCTCATCAACAGTGCTTTGAGCGCATGGCTCATGAGGCGATCGCGCAGCCGACTGTCGCTCCCTGCCACATCGGCGTTTGCTGACGATGCGGTGATGATGATCATTCGGACCATGGCGAGTACGGACAGAAAGGACAGTTGAAAGGAGATATCAAAGATGGCACGAGGATCATGGAAGAGAATCGCCAGGATGGCCACCGCCATCGCATGCCCCAGATGGCGTTCATGCCCCAGCCACATTGCGATCATCGCCAGCGAGATCATGACGAGTGACCGCATGGTCGCTAACTCGGCTCCCGCCAGCAGTGCATAGAGTGCGACAGTGGGCCAGGCGAATAGAATGGCAATCCTCGATGGCGTGACTGTTCGAGTGAGGGTCAATAAGAGAGCAGAGGGAAGCCCAAGCACAAGCTTTCTCGCCAACCAAAAGGCCACGATGGCAACCAGCCCAAGATGTGAACCGGAGATCGAAAGCAAGTGCACTGTTCCGGTCACCATGAACCAATCTTGGAGTTCTTGGTCAAGATAGCCTCGTTCACCGATGATCATGCCAAGAAACAGCCCTCGCGTGGGTTGGCTCAAGGTGTTGAGCGCTGCCGCACGTATCGAGGTCCTCCAATGATCGATCCGGTTCCATATGCTCCACCACGCCACGGCGGTCTCTGCATCCAATAACGTCACCGCCTGAGCACCGGTCACCGTGGTCATACGGTCGACACCTTGGCGTTCCACATAGGCAGCATAATCGAATCCACCAGGATTCAAGGACCCTCTTGGACGATGCAGCTTTCCCCGAAACGCAATATGGTCGCCATGATGAAGCGTGATACCCGGGTCACGCCATACAAGGCGCACGCGTTTCGCTTCAGAACCAAGCTCATCTGTTTGGACCAAGATCGTCTGGCGCCCCACACTGTGTTGGACTGGAGCGATAACCCGTCCGTTGATCAAGGCGTGAACCGTCTCCTGAAGCGGCGGCGACGTCGGGCGAGGTTCCGACGTTGGAGTGGCAAGACTCCAGTAGACTACTCCTAAGAGGAAACTAGAATACAGGAGCAGTGCGGAGCGTGAATCGATATGACCGGCTCGCTCGAGAAGGCTGAATCCCACAGCGATGCCGGCCGACAGCACGATGACGGAAAGCGGGAAAAAGGAGAGCTGTGACCCGGATAGGAGACCGAGGACAAACGCTGCAGCGAGGAACGGGAGCATGAGATTCCCTCATGTACCGGGGAGGAGGGAAGACTCAGCCGATGTGCTTTCGTACGACCCTGGCAAGGTCCTCAGCCACTTCCTTGACCATGGTGGACTGTTCCCCTTCCACCATGATCCGCAACAGCGGCTCTGTCCCGGAATATCTGATGAGAACCCGCCCGCACCCGTTCAGGCGACGTTCGCTGTCTTGGATGGCGCAATCAATGTCGGGAATCGATTCCAATTCCGGTTTCTTCGTGACTCGCACATTCACCAACACTTGCGGTACGGCCGTCATCGCCTTCGCCAGCTCGGATAACGGCTTTTTGGTTCGCTTCACCAATGACAAGATCTGCAGGGCCGAGATGAGGCCGTCTCCGGTTGTATTATGGTCGAGAAAGATGAAATGTCCCGATTGTTCTCCTCCGAAGTTATAGCCCTCCGCCAACATTCGTTCGAGCAGATATCGATCACCGACCGGTGTCCGAATCAGCGTGATGCCCGCTTTCGACATCGACAATTCCAGCCCAAAGTTGCTCATCACGGTTCCCACCAAGGTTTGCTTGAAGAGAAGCCCGTTTCGATGAAGGTCCAGGCCTAAAGCCGCCATCACATGGTCGCCGTCGATGATCTTGCCCTGCTCGCAGACAAAGACGGCTCGATCCGCATCGCCGTCCAACGCGATTCCAAGATCGGCGTTATGGCGGAGCACTTCCTCCTGAAGCGACTCAGGATGAACTGCGCCACAACCGGCATTGATATTCATCCCGTCCGGCTTATTTCCGATGACTTCCACCGTGGCTCCCAATTCCCTGAGCACCGTCGGCGCCACTTTGTATGCCGCGCCGTTCGCGCAATCGACGACGAGCTTGATCCCCTGAAAGTCCAAGTCTTTGGGCAACGATCGCTTGGCAAATTCAATATAGCGTCCCTCTGCATCATCGATACGATAGGCTTTGCCGATAAGGTCGGCCGTCGGACGAAGATGGTTGATTTCATCCGAGACGATCAGCTCTTCAATACGCGCTTCCACTTCGTCCGGGAGCTTGAATCCGTCGTTTGAAAAGAATTTAATTCCATTGTCTTGATAAGGATTGTGCGACGCCGAAATGACCACCCCTGCGTCGGCCCGTAGACTCCTGGTCAAGAACGCGATCGCCGGCGTGGGCATCGGCCCGACCAGCAGCACATCCACTCCCATCGAACAGATTCCTGCCATCAACGCGGACTCGAGCATATATCCGGAAATACGAGTGTCTTTACCGATGACAATCT
The sequence above is drawn from the Candidatus Nitrospira nitrificans genome and encodes:
- a CDS encoding DNA internalization-related competence protein ComEC/Rec2, translating into MLPFLAAAFVLGLLSGSQLSFFPLSVIVLSAGIAVGFSLLERAGHIDSRSALLLYSSFLLGVVYWSLATPTSEPRPTSPPLQETVHALINGRVIAPVQHSVGRQTILVQTDELGSEAKRVRLVWRDPGITLHHGDHIAFRGKLHRPRGSLNPGGFDYAAYVERQGVDRMTTVTGAQAVTLLDAETAVAWWSIWNRIDHWRTSIRAAALNTLSQPTRGLFLGMIIGERGYLDQELQDWFMVTGTVHLLSISGSHLGLVAIVAFWLARKLVLGLPSALLLTLTRTVTPSRIAILFAWPTVALYALLAGAELATMRSLVMISLAMIAMWLGHERHLGHAMAVAILAILFHDPRAIFDISFQLSFLSVLAMVRMIIITASSANADVAGSDSRLRDRLMSHALKALLMSGVVTVATLPLVALYFHQVPWMGIMTNLIAVPFTGLILVPLGLFVALWTIMTGAESLILGPVMEQLFGLMVLGLQWCARFPGGEWHVTAPSIPTIALFYVVLFLTSLRILPRRVRVASAGLTIMLIGWWLSPSVSDADGDRWRVTFLDVGQGDSAVVELPDGRTVLIDGGGRYERFDMGKNVVAPFLWSRGIRHLDHVIGTHQQLDHVGGLIWVLRHMSVGQYWSGGIERSEKFVEELQAVIRDRHIDQRTAVRGRDLLQSGGCRLSILNPLETSVARESPQFLTGTLLNNLSIVSRLRCGTYSILFAADIETAGLKRLSEEAQPVTVLKVPHHGARSSLDVDWIQQLRPRYAVISVGAANPYGHPVESVLQAYRDQHSTVFRTDHDGAIWVTGRLSTSELTMTRMRDLLVQPVDFPRCRWRCESLNWRRLFLQFS
- the glmM gene encoding phosphoglucosamine mutase, which translates into the protein MRKLFGTDGVRGVANLDPMTSEMAMQLGRAAAHIFMRRAGRHQIVIGKDTRISGYMLESALMAGICSMGVDVLLVGPMPTPAIAFLTRSLRADAGVVISASHNPYQDNGIKFFSNDGFKLPDEVEARIEELIVSDEINHLRPTADLIGKAYRIDDAEGRYIEFAKRSLPKDLDFQGIKLVVDCANGAAYKVAPTVLRELGATVEVIGNKPDGMNINAGCGAVHPESLQEEVLRHNADLGIALDGDADRAVFVCEQGKIIDGDHVMAALGLDLHRNGLLFKQTLVGTVMSNFGLELSMSKAGITLIRTPVGDRYLLERMLAEGYNFGGEQSGHFIFLDHNTTGDGLISALQILSLVKRTKKPLSELAKAMTAVPQVLVNVRVTKKPELESIPDIDCAIQDSERRLNGCGRVLIRYSGTEPLLRIMVEGEQSTMVKEVAEDLARVVRKHIG